A region of the Apium graveolens cultivar Ventura chromosome 6, ASM990537v1, whole genome shotgun sequence genome:
GATGCTTGCATTTCTTCAAAAAAAAATCTCAAAATCGCCTAAAATGTTGAACTTGGGGAGTATTTTTGAGTTTTTTATGTGGTTGTATGTGCTCAAATGAGGGAGAGGGGGGACCGTCGAGGATAAGAAAATATTAACCCCAACCACTGTCATTGTCTGTGGTCCGTGTAAATTAATTTTTACGGACCGCTGACATTGTCCGCGGTCCCAGAGCCTGGTTGTTTCAATTCTCGTTGTTTTTGTCTTCATCCAATGATCAAAAAAACATTTGTTGTAAACGCAGTATATGGCAAATGGTTGACCCAAACCGCCCCCTTAAATAACAAAAAAAagttattaataatttttaaacatGGACACCATTTCTATAACTCGTGTAGGGCACCCCAATGCCTAAGGTAGCTATCATATCCCGTCCGTCCCTAAATACTTTTCTCGTTTGTGTTGAACACGCTtgccaatgcacacttttgattgttaatatctttaattttgtattagtattaaatataaaaattttattgtattaaagtactcataaatatgaatccaacaagatcactcatgactatatttgatcttatagattagacgtaaattagtagtcaataGCTTATCATGAATAGTGTAAAAAGTCAAAACGGGAAATGTTTTTTTGGGACAGAGGGAATAATAAAAAAGAAAAGGggttttttgaaaaatacccaagtctaaaaatatttttgcaaaaatactgtcatttttttaaaaaaaattacaaaaatactttttaatttgcaaaaatactattttttcaaaaatttttgCAAAAATACAGTTCTTTGACAACTGGAATCAACTGCATGTAGAGCTGTTtacgaaccgagccgagccgagttttaACATAAATGAGTCgagtttttatttttttctaacgaaccgagccgagtcGAGCTTTTTTATCGAACGAAAAAAggtgttcgagctcgagctcgttaactaACGAGCCGAACTCGAGTTTGTTCGCGAACAACTACGAGTCGAGCCGAGTTCGAGCCGAGCCGAGTAGCTCGGtgacaaataaaaaaaatgaagCAACTTGGTTGGCCCAACCGAACAAATTCAGGCCCAACCCAATTGTATAAACATTTAATTAAAGCCAAATCTGATAAAAAAATATGAAGCAACGTGGTTGGCCCGGTTCTTATTCTTACTTTACCCTTTTTGCTTGTCTCGAAAACCAAATCTGATCAAAATTAACAATCCCGGCCGCCTCAACACTTGCTGCCCCACCATTTCTAATCTTAGTATCAAGCTCTTGTTTGTTGAGATGGGTTTTGGCTACGATCAACACGGGTAATTCACCTCCTTCTTCATTTGGTTTTAGTGCGGCTTCTGATTCAAAATTTTATTGACAGAGCGCGGCTTCGAATTTGGGATTTTATCAAGAAGCGAAGAGTTTGTCAGCATGTATTAGAAAATATAtattttggttttggttttaattTGATTGTGAATATAATCAGCCCTAGTCATCGTCCCTCCTCATCTTTGTGTATCTATCTATATTCTGATGTGTAAGTATAATCAGAAAACATGGTTTTTTCGAGCTTTaacgagccgaactcgagccgaactcgagccgaataaattcgagccgagctcgagccgaataaattcgagccgagctcgagccgaacataccaaaactcggctcgagctcgttttGGTTAACGAACAAATTTTTGTGTTCGAGCTCAAGTTTATAAACGAGCCGAACTCGAACTTGTTCGCGAACAGCTCGGTTCTTGAACAGCCCTAACTGCATGCAACATTTGACGAATTTCTGTAACTACATGCAAACTTAAATCAACAAAAAAACCTTTATTCAACTTGTTGCATATCTGGTTGATTTTGGTTAATTccgtatttttgtaaaaaaaattagaaGATAATAAATCGCAAAAAAATTTAGAAAACTTAGTATTTTTGGgaaattctgaaaaaaaaattaacCTTGTGCGAATGGTAATATTGGTGAAAGTAAAGGGAGTTGTAATATTTTGACCGGCGAGGGGCCTTAAGTGTGTCATTGGGAAGCGTGAAAGGCATGCACGCGACAAACGTGAAGCCTATTGGGTCAGGCCCACGTTTGCGGATAAAATTAACGTGTGGATTTCCATTGCCTTGTAGTACTTTTGTTTTTGATATACCTTTCCTAATTTACAGCCCGTACGATGGATCCATGAGACCACGTGCAAGCATCAACAACGTACGTGTAACTAGCATATCCTCAAAAACTCCCACACTACCTGTaacacttaattatttatttaattttcttaGGCCCAGGGACGGTACTCGGCTCGGTCGAAACGAGTTTAGCAAAAACCAAACATGAACCCGATTATTTTTGTCAAACCCGAATCCGAACCCGGAAAAACCCGAAACAATAAACCCGAACCCATCGGGTTCGGTTCGGTTCGGGTTCGGTTCAGATTCGGGTTTGTAGATCACTATCAAATTGCACCTTAATTTGTACAAACTCTAGTGAAAAATTACTAGGATCTGGTTTGAGCAAATTGCTCATAAATATGACGATattgaaatttttgggattgaatTAAAGATTTTGAGAAGACAATGAATAATATACATCTATAAATAAAATTGTTGGTAAAATAAAGTAACAATTTTGACCTTTAGTATACTTGCAGTGAAAGTGCTGCtaaaaacatatttaaacaaCTATAATGCAATAGTTtgtaaaaaatataattttttagtactaatattagtaatatattatattattacttataaaatataaaatattatttatatattaacacCGGTTTCGGATCGGGTTCGGGTCGGAACGGAACGGGGTTCGGGTTTTTGGGTCGGGTTCGAAACGGTATGCCTTAAAACCAAACCCGACCCGAAAATGTTTCGGGTTTAAAAATCAAACCTGAACCCGAATTCAAACCCGAAATATTCGGGTTCGGTAAAACCCGATCGGATCGGTACGGATCGGGTATCCATCGGTTCAGTACAAATTGTCATCCCTAGTTAGGCCGAGTCTGTTCACCCAACTTTATAGTTATACAGGGACTTAAATTCCATGCCAATCCGGTTAATGATATTTCActaaaaaaattacaaaactaaaataattaatcataagAAAAAAATCTAACTTATAAAATACaataaaaatacaaaataaattgaaTCAAACATTTTGCGCTAGTAACTAGAAACTCAAGAATCCTTGAAAGTGTAGGTTAAGTTATTTTTTTCACCAAACACCGTAACCTTTTTGATTTCAAGGTAATAGTAGTTACATGTATGAGTTACAACATACCAAACGAGGCCTTATAAAAACTCTCATTCTTAAAATACAATGTCACTTGCTCTTTTTGAGCGTGTAGCTGAGCAAGAATTGCATGCAAATAAATAggaataatattaattaatattactCAAAATGTCGGTGGAAATAACTAGACTAAAGACTAGAAGAAACTTTGGTTTCTGCTATAACTAAGAAAAACAAAAACAGTGTAGGTATTCTTTTTAGCTCCGTTTGAATTCCAGAAACCAGTGTAGTTTCTTTTCTTCAATTTCAGGGACAGCGTGAAGATAATAAACCTAGAGTTGagctttaaaaaaattataatctgATAGAGTACTGCAGCGTCTCCAACAAACTCTTCATATTGCATAAGACTCTTAAGTTGAAAAATAAAgagtgatatttaaatttgagtTCCAAGAAATTCTTAGAGGCTCTTCAAAAGCTTAAGAGCCCCTTCTTTCTCCTCATTTCTAAGAGGCTCTAGCCAGCTCTTAACTAATATTTTATCGAAAATTGGTTAGATATACTCTCTCTCTTTCCACTTTATTTTGTACTTTAACGATTTCAAgttaattttaataatattaaattgAATGAGGAGTGGTTATAAAGAGTATTGTTGGAGATGAATGTACACTAAATTGCTAAGAACTAATAATTTATAATCCATTATATTAAAGAGTGATCCTAAGAGGTTGTTGGAGATGCTCCTAGTTCAATAATTAGATGAACAATCGATTCGAGATGAACGCATGTACAGAAGTGTGTGTGCGTAGCATATACCTAGACATGAACTCAGCCACTGAGGAGAAATGTCATCTTGCATGCACATAAATGTACTTGGATATGATCTGATTAAGTATATCGATTCTATTACTTTACCTTTTAAGTGTATATTTTTGATATTTGGTTCTTCAAGTCTtaacatataaaatattatgataCCTTGATCTAGATATCGTCAACCTCTGAATTGTAACTCTTTGTTTGTTGAACAAAATGGATAGGATTGATATGAGTAGATGATCAGACGAGATGATTAGTTTACTTAATTTCTTGCAGTTTGTCATGGAATGTGGACGAATGGAAGAATAAAATGGCAGATGATCGGACACTCATGCTTACTTGAGATTTGATTTACCTTCAATTCCTATGAATTTATTTGTCCTTTTCCCCTTCCATTCACAGAAAGAAAAGCATTGAAATGTGAAAACCAATTATCTTGATTCTTTTGGCACCATAGCTTTATAGCACATATAGGCGGCTCTGCCTCGAAAATGCTTATTCATTTGTCCGTTTATGTGCACCTGTTTATGTGTCTATGTAAATGCTACATAGAAATACATTTACTTGTCATTTTTGTTAAATTCCAGTAGCAGAATTCAGTCATTTTAAGATATTAATTTGCCTGTGTATGTATTTGCCTCTACTAATCATATGGGGAGCGGCATGTTAAGATATACTGATGGAATTGATAAGATGCTGTTGTTCTTTGGAACAATAGGATGTATAGGAGAAGGGATGATGATTCCTGCTACGATGTTCATACTCAGTGATGAGATCACTAGTTATGGACAATCTGATTCTAAAGACAGTTCCCCCTCTTCGTATGATACTCCAAACATGGTATACATGATTATCTTCCTATGAGAAATACTATGGCATTAACATTTGATCATGTGACTGATGTAATTTTTTCACAGTATGCACTCAGGTTGGTTTATGTTGCTATTGGGGTTGGAGTAGCTGCTTTTATAGGTAAGCAACTATAATATTGAATAAAGTAGTTGGACATTAGACAATGTACTAATCTGTAAAGTCTAAAAAGGTACTATGATTGTATCTGTTTTGCAGATGGAATATGTTGGACAAGAACAGCAGAGAGGCAAACATCACGAATGAGAGTTGAATATTTGAGATCAGTCCTCAGACAAGAAGTTAGTTTTTTTGATGAGCAAGCAGGTTCTTCTACgacctttgatgtcatctccagCATATCTGCCGATGCTTATGCTATTCAGAATGTTATAGCTGAGAAGGTAATATATAAAGACTAACTCTACTACCAAGTGTACGAGAAATCATTACTGTCAAGCTTTAACATATGGCTTTTGTGGCTGTGCAATGCAGGTACCTATTTGCATTGCTCAACTCTCAATGTTCATCCTTTGCTTCATATGTGGTTTCGTACTGTCATGGAGACTAGCATTGGCAAGCGTTCCATTgacaattatatttataattcCTGGAGTTGGATTTGGAAGACTAATGATGAATCTTGGGAAGAAGATTGATGACGCCTACGGGGTAGCTGGTGGGATTGCAGAACAAGCAATCTCCTCAATCCGAACTGTGTATTCATGTGTCGGGGAGAACCAAACATTGGCCAGGCTCAACCAAGCATTTGAAAAGTGTATGGATCTTGGGATACAACAAGGTTTAACAAAAGGGTTGCTTCTAGGTTGCATGGGTGTAGTTTATGCAGCTTGGGCTTGCCAAGCTTGGACTGGGAGCCTGCTTGTTACTCGGAGAGGGGAGAATGGTGGCCATGTCTTCATCTCTGGTTTGTGTATTTTTATGGGAGGAATGTAAGTTTTCTCTCACAGAGCTGAGCTATTACTCGAGCCCCTTTTCCAATGAGAGGCACATTTATAAAACAATATACATGCAAATCTCTTGGTCTGCACAAGTTTGATCTAGTTAATATTTTTAATGTATCATTACTCACAAACTAAACTTCTTGTAaggttttctttttgttttaaCTTCAGAGCAGCTATGAGTGCCCTCCCAAACATCTCATTCTTTGCGGAGGCGAGGGCTGCTGCCATCAGGATTTCAGCGACGATTGATAGAGTTCCTCTAATTGATCTTGAAAATGAAGGACAGATTTTAGATGCAGGGATAGTTGATGTTGAATTTAAAGATGTTTCCTTTAGTTATCCATCGAGGCCTGATACAATAATCCTTGAAGGGTTTAATCTCAAAGTTGGTGCTGGTGAGACTTTAGGACTTGTTGGAGCCAGTGGTTGTGGCAAGTCCACAGTCATTTCTTTGCTTGAAAGATTGTATGATCCTGTTAAAGGCCACATTCTTGTTAATAGATGCAATATAAAGAGCTTATCTTTAAAATGGTTAAGATCTCAAATGGGGCTGGTTAGTCAAGAGCCAATTCTCTTTGCAACAACAATCAAGGAAAATATTATGCTTGGCAGGGAAGGGGCTTCTATGGAAATCATTATCAAAGCAGCTTATGCTGCAAATGCCCATAATTTCATCAGCAGTTTACCTAATGGATATGATACTCAGGTAAGATTTAttagttcagttttattttaacaATATATGCACCTCATTTTATCAACTGACTTGACCAGAGTGAAGTTTAATGCTGCCTTACTTAGGTAGGGCAGTCTGGGGTGCAATTATCAGGTGGCCAAAAGCAGAGAATAGCGATAGCAAGAGCTATAATCAGGGACCCCAGGATCCTTTTACTTGATGAGGCTACAAGTGCTTTGGATGCACAATCTGAAAAGATAGTCCAAGAAACTCTGGACCAGGCCTCAGTTGGAAGGACGACAATTATTATTGCTCACCGCCTTGCCACAGTCCATAGAGCTGATACCATAGCAGTTCTTCAGTCAGGGAGAGTATTTGAATCCGGAACTCACATTCAACTAATGCAAATAAACAATAGAGGAGGGGCCTATCGGAGAATGGTTAAAATGCAACAAACAGTACAGGATGACAAATCTAGCACTTACTATAACTCATCACAAGGAGCTACAAGCATTTTTCGGTATCGTAACATGCAGTCACCTAAGATTGTGAGGAACATGCAGTCAACAAAGATTTCTTTTAACTCAAGCCCGGGCATTATTGGCAGTCCTGCAATATCATTTGTTGGAATAAAGCCTGTTAAAAACTTTCCAGCCAATGATAGAGAGGACGTGAACTTATTAAATACATCAAACGCTTCTGTTTCTAATTGGCGTTTGCTAAAAATGAATGCCCCTGAGTGGAAAGAGTTGTTATTAGGGTGTTTCGGAGCTGCTGGTGCTGGCGCTATTCAGCCAATTTTCTCTTATTGCTTGGGATCACTTGTTTCAGTTTACTTTCTACAGGAAAATTCAGAGATAAAATCAGAGACGAGATTTTATATCTTCATCTTCTTATGCCTCGCAGTGTTCAACTTCTTCTGCAGTCTCATCCAGTATTATGATTTTGGATTTATGGGTGAGAAGTTAACGAAAAGGGTTCGAGAGAAAGTGCTGATAAAGCTGTTCACTTTTGAAATAAGATGGTTTGAGAAAGATGAGAATTCAAGTGCAGCAATATGTGCAAGAATAACTACAGAAGCCAGCAAGGTCAGATCTCTTGTAGGAGATCGGATGTCATTGTTGGTTCAGGCCATCACAAATGCTTCAGTGTCATATGCACTTGCACTAATTGCAACATGGAGGTTAGCTATTGTTTTGATTGCCATGCAGCCTGTACTCATAGGGGTATTCTACACAAAGACAACCTTAATGAAGAAAATATCTCAGAAAAGCCGAAATGCTCAAAATGAAGGAAGCAAACTTGCAAGAGAAGCAGTTGTCCATCACAGAACTATAACTGCATTCTCATCTCAAGAAAGATTGCTGAGCTTATTCTCCTCAGCAATGGAAGGACCTAGAAAGCAAAGCAAGAAAAATTCATGGATTGTCGCGATAGGCTATTTTTGTGTCCATTTTCTGACAACAATATCTGTCGTCGTAACATTTTGGTATGGAGGCAGACTGCAAAGTCAAGGATTGTTGCACTCGGAAAACCTTTTTCAAGCTTTCTTTGTATTGATGGGAACTGCTAGAACAATAGCAGAAGCAGGTAGTATGAGTTCAGATTTATTAGAAAGTAGCAATGCAATCAGTTCATTGTTTGAGGTCATTGACAGAAAGAGTGAACTTGAACCTGAGGATCCAAAAGGTATCATAGTTGAAGAGATGGTAAAGGGTAATATAGAAATGAAAAACGTTTACTTTGCATATCCGTCAAGACCCAACCAAATGATCCTCAAGGGGTTGACTCTTAATATTGATGCTGGAAAGACAGTTGCACTTGTGGGACGAAGTGGTTCAGGAAAATCTACTATTATTGGACTAATTGAAAGATTTTATGATCCATTAAAAGGGTCAATATTCATAGATAAATGCAACATAAAGAGGTACAACTTAAGAAATCTAAGATCACATATTGCATTAGTGAATCAAGAGCCTACACTTCTGGCCGGAACAATCCTGCAGAACATTGTGTATGGAAATGAAAATGCTACAGAAGCTGAAATAAGGAAAGCGTCACGTCTTGCCAATGCTGATGAATTCATTAGGTACAGCAACTTACCACTCTCCTTGGTTATAAGTTGGAACAAAAAAAATAATCTGAACTGTttgtttttcatttttttaatgtAGCTCTATGAAAGACGGATATGAAACGTATTGTGGCGACAGAGGCATCCAACTATCAGGGGGACAGAAACAAAGAATCGCACTTGCCCGAGCAATACTAAAGAAGTCAAAAATACTTCTTTTAGATGAAGCAACCAGTGCACTAGATAGTATTTCCCAGAACATAGTACAAGAAGCATTAGAGAAAATGATGGTTAGTCGCACTTGTGTAGTTATAGCTCACCAATTATCTACAGTACGTAAATCAGATTCCATCGCTGTGATCAACAATGGAAAGGTTGTCGAACAAGGATCTCATTTGGATCTTCTTGCCCTTGGCAAGGCTGGTTCTTACTACTCCTTAACAAAGCTACAAAGAGCAAGGGAGAGATCATGaacatatttttaaattttacttTGTATTGATTTTCTTTGTAGAGTTATCTTTAAGAAGACCGAGATGCTACAAAACCCTTTGATAAATAATCTAGTTGGCATTTAGATGAAGTATGTGGCATGTTTAGATAATATGTAAAATAAATTTACACTCCAGCCATATATCCTTTGCAAAAATTATAGACAATCATTTTTATAGGCTAAAAATCCGGATAAAAATTTGGATCTAAAGAAGTCCCCCGGATAAAAGTCCGGTTCGGCCCGGATTAAAACCCGGGCTTTTTGAAAAACCCGATTAAAAAaccaatttttttataaaatttgaaaatatacaatatttttatgatttttaaaatactatattataatatttgaagtaattaaggtatatatgattatttatatattatattaaaaaataattatttatttcggtgTTTAAACTACTCTATCCGAtatatcaagatattattttCTTCGATATTTAAACTACTCAGAATTTGagttataaaaaaattaaaatatttttttcatatataaaTAAAAAACTCGGATAAAGCTCAGTCGCGGACCTAAAACCTGTCTTATATTTCTTAGGAAGCCCGGTCCGGCCCGGCCCGATTTTTAAAATAGCCGGACCCGATCCGTTTTCAAAAAAATCAGGTTATTTTAAGTCCGAATAAAACTCGGCCCGATGAACTTTTTGTGCATCTCTGCCATCACTCCCTCTCGATTAAAGCAAATATTAATCATTACTAACTTTACTAATTGCTACCAGGGCGACTCCACTAATGTTTTTatagtttttatattttatattatttataaatgtaataaaattatattttaattaatattaaattgtAAATTTTTTAACATGATTTGAACCATTAACTTTATTATTATGCTTTtagataataatataaatgtttgttgttgatgGTATTCGTACCTGAGAACTTAactaatatataaataataatataaatatttgttgttatCAGGATTTGTACCAAGAAATTTGGGTTGTATATATTTTTTTAGCATTTGGATCTAAAAACCATGattatttgattaaaaaaatTCGATGATCATGATTAAggataactaaaccaaccaaaaAAATGACATACCAAATTATACCTCATTTTGATTATTATAGTTTAACATAAATATGTTTCATTAAGATGGACACAACATAACCGGTTATTAACACacaacaaatatttaaaatattttctaaaaataattcaaataatttattaaataatttaagaGTAGGTAATCATACGCCGCTAGTTTCCATGTTATTATTAGGGAAGTTATTAACTTGACACATTTCACAGAAAATTTTATGATTGGTTCCATATTATTATTAGTTTGTCCCAAAAAAATTTCCACTTTAATAATTATGATAAATAATATGTGTATAAAAAGAAAACATAAGGTGAATATAGTAATATAACATCAATATTATGACATCTATTAATTTATTTAACTTGATTGTATAAAATGTGGATGTTGTTTGATGGAtaagaaaaatgagacgaatgGAGTATTAAGTTGACAAGAGAAATTTAATGTTATTTTTGGTTGGAGTGAATGAGATGAAATGATTGAAATGAAAAGAAACTAATGAAAATTGGAGGGAAGATTTGAAAGAAAATGAAATTTCTTACAGTAATGCTAGGTTTCCCAAATTTTTTTTCTAAATGATGAGTGTCGCGTTGTAGATAACAACTTTCCTAATAAAATTACGGGATATCGCGT
Encoded here:
- the LOC141664244 gene encoding putative multidrug resistance protein; the encoded protein is MGSGMLRYTDGIDKMLLFFGTIGCIGEGMMIPATMFILSDEITSYGQSDSKDSSPSSYDTPNMYALRLVYVAIGVGVAAFIDGICWTRTAERQTSRMRVEYLRSVLRQEVSFFDEQAGSSTTFDVISSISADAYAIQNVIAEKVPICIAQLSMFILCFICGFVLSWRLALASVPLTIIFIIPGVGFGRLMMNLGKKIDDAYGVAGGIAEQAISSIRTVYSCVGENQTLARLNQAFEKCMDLGIQQGLTKGLLLGCMGVVYAAWACQAWTGSLLVTRRGENGGHVFISGLCIFMGGIAAMSALPNISFFAEARAAAIRISATIDRVPLIDLENEGQILDAGIVDVEFKDVSFSYPSRPDTIILEGFNLKVGAGETLGLVGASGCGKSTVISLLERLYDPVKGHILVNRCNIKSLSLKWLRSQMGLVSQEPILFATTIKENIMLGREGASMEIIIKAAYAANAHNFISSLPNGYDTQVGQSGVQLSGGQKQRIAIARAIIRDPRILLLDEATSALDAQSEKIVQETLDQASVGRTTIIIAHRLATVHRADTIAVLQSGRVFESGTHIQLMQINNRGGAYRRMVKMQQTVQDDKSSTYYNSSQGATSIFRYRNMQSPKIVRNMQSTKISFNSSPGIIGSPAISFVGIKPVKNFPANDREDVNLLNTSNASVSNWRLLKMNAPEWKELLLGCFGAAGAGAIQPIFSYCLGSLVSVYFLQENSEIKSETRFYIFIFLCLAVFNFFCSLIQYYDFGFMGEKLTKRVREKVLIKLFTFEIRWFEKDENSSAAICARITTEASKVRSLVGDRMSLLVQAITNASVSYALALIATWRLAIVLIAMQPVLIGVFYTKTTLMKKISQKSRNAQNEGSKLAREAVVHHRTITAFSSQERLLSLFSSAMEGPRKQSKKNSWIVAIGYFCVHFLTTISVVVTFWYGGRLQSQGLLHSENLFQAFFVLMGTARTIAEAGSMSSDLLESSNAISSLFEVIDRKSELEPEDPKGIIVEEMVKGNIEMKNVYFAYPSRPNQMILKGLTLNIDAGKTVALVGRSGSGKSTIIGLIERFYDPLKGSIFIDKCNIKRYNLRNLRSHIALVNQEPTLLAGTILQNIVYGNENATEAEIRKASRLANADEFISSMKDGYETYCGDRGIQLSGGQKQRIALARAILKKSKILLLDEATSALDSISQNIVQEALEKMMVSRTCVVIAHQLSTVRKSDSIAVINNGKVVEQGSHLDLLALGKAGSYYSLTKLQRARERS